A region from the Bombyx mori chromosome 15, ASM3026992v2 genome encodes:
- the LOC101743644 gene encoding histone-lysine N-methyltransferase EHMT1 isoform X2 → MNTETEPSPKKKTDKITDNLTVSLEKCDIKKIEKSDEEPKPRIVLTIRSEKSNAKNSNMKVVSTEEKQEEFCPRRSSRTRGKWEWVCDSDTSTSPKKDKSASENDECDILTTKRSTSRRNKDSDNVVANAIARKEKMYDIITPQRSTRRQKAKPVEEVAHETVDKGVRTRRSARPDPVEPDTKNKGKDAEQDVIEIGTDDDTLSQSSDMKLKHLCELGLKAINPEEEEDEDYVDGRDSEDMDDEEEEDDELDDDTEVITKLLEADEEEADSGSDEEYCCSTEASPSEQPRRSRRLCNSYIDSDSSPPVDDEKVPRRRSTRRTKAHYTESNESDRPKRKRIRSACAEDASDEEMQEVKAEPADAEEGSEAACPLEDSTVVAMCMCEEPSNVYAAPEDLTEPVFCQAIEMLDGVRVGCSHLARRDPDGAHAALLRAGPRAPYLLACTLHASQLTSHMCCAACGLFCTQGIFYQCSKNHLFHVECSLSTNDAQSAVGCPHCGVYSYRWLPANTDCHSVKLTMTCSNKRIFLPEQREQCTPAHLSFLSKTKEAKIEPIIPEDLLPSPPLDLELLSKRPVSAEDEEEALQELCDAILARENVNNLLTKIAAVCDVDRAVASEAGGSCAHAAARGGHAAALHALHAAAAALDRRDRRARTPLVVAVSALVDKSVKKIEDIKKDERDSTEEMEVDHEKDEENEKPEAEAEHSDGEEKATLGAVEREKPNDEDLMRVIRYLIAAGCDLNAADSEGMTALHIAAQHGDAAVCGALLSAGAEVDARDQGGWTPLVWAVENDYADVVRLLLREGADALSVDKEGNSAVHWCAAAGSSRALPLLAAAAPAAAHAHNAHLDTPLHVAARQGHYSCVVILLARGAKTDVANSSGELPIDVATDPSRRAISLSMQMNLAVTEKLGQRNVLSFDISNGCEMYPIPCVNEVDSTPLPDDFVYVTSHVMPTQIPIDNTIQTMQGCTCKEGSCSSESCACCVLSVRRWARAGRLPPNFPHHDPPVLFECNATCACNKKKCTNNLVGKLSSRGATFVRTEVYRCAGGAGWGLRAREAVPRGAPLALYCGELLASAVADTRPTDHYMFSLDLKPDLLEQCADKTQLCIDAASYGSAARFMNHSCEASAAAVRVFTRHRDLRLPLVVLFATRDIHPGEPLTFDYGDKFWAIKAKWMRCECGAPDCRYPVKGGTNNDSN, encoded by the exons ATGAATACGGAAACCGAACCATCTCCAAAGAAAAAGACAGACAAAATCACAGACAACCTCACAGTCTCACTGGAAAAGTGCGACAtcaagaaaatagaaaaaagtgACGAAGAACCGAAGCCTCGAATCGTATTAACCATACGCTCGGAGAAGTCTAATGctaaaaatagtaatatgaAGGTAGTATCCACGGAAGAAAAACAAGAAGAGTTCTGTCCTCGCAGATCCAGCAGGACACGAGGTAAATGGGAATGGGTCTGTGACAGCGATACATCTACTTCACCTAAAAAAGATAAATCCGCATCGGAGAACGACGAGTGTGACATTCTTACCACAAAAAGGTCAACTAGCCGTAGAAACAAAGATAGTGACAATGTTGTTGCCAATGCTATtgcaagaaaagaaaaaatgtatgATATTATTACACCACAGCGCTCTACACGACGACAAAAAGCAAAACCCGTAGAAGAAGTGGCTCACGAGACAGTGGATAAAGGTGTAAGAACTAGAAGATCAGCTAGACCTGATCCTGTGGAACCAGATACTAAAAATAAGGGAAAAGATGCAGAACAAGACGTGATTGAGATTGGCACAGATGACGACACCCTCAGCCAAAGCTCAGATATGAAATTAAAACACCTGTGTGAATTGGGCTTGAAAGCTATTAACCCTGAAGAAGAGGAGGATGAAGATTATGTTGATGGCCG AGACTCTGAAGACATGGATGATGAAGAGGAAGAAGATGATGAATTAGATGATGACACTGAAGTGATCACCAAACTTCTTGAAGCCGATGAGGAGGAGGCTGATTCTGGCAGCGATGAAGAATACTGCTGCTCAACGGAGGCATCACCTAGCGAACAACCACGGAGGTCGAGACGATTATGTAACTCATACATAGACAGTGACTCATCTCCTCCAGTTGATGATGAAAA GGTCCCTCGACGCCGTTCAACACGCAGAACAAAAGCACATTATACTGAGTCTAATGAAag TGATCGTCCAAAACGTAAAAGAATTCGTTCCGCATGCGCTGAAGATGCTTCCGATGAAGAAATGCAAGAAGTCAAAGC agAGCCAGCAGACGCTGAAGAGGGCTCTGAAGCTGCTTGCCCACTCGAGGACTCCACGGTAGTCGCCATGTGCATGTGCGAAGAGCCGAGCAATGTATATGCCGCACCTGAGGATCTCACTG AGCCGGTGTTCTGTCAGGCGATAGAGATGCTGGACGGCGTCCGCGTGGGCTGCTCCCACCTGGCGCGGCGCGACCCCGACGGCGCCCACGCCGCCCTGCTGCGCGCCGGGCCCCGCGCCCCCTACCTCCTCGCCTGCACGCTGCACGCCAGCCAGCTCACCAGCCACATGTGCTGCGCCGCGTGCGGACTCTTCTGTACCCAG GGCATATTCTACCAGTGTTCAAAAAATCACCTGTTCCACGTGGAGTGCAGCCTGAGCACGAACGATGCGCAGTCGGCGGTGGGGTGTCCCCACTGCGGTGTGTACTCGTACCGCTGGCTGCCCGCCAACACGGACTGCCACAGCGTCAAGCTCACCATGACTTGCAGCAACAAGAGGATATTCTTACCTGAACAAAGAGAGCAATG TACGCCCGCCCACTTATCTTTTTTGAGTAAAACCAAAGAAGCCAAAATAGAGCCTATAATCCCCGAAGACCTGCTGCCGTCGCCTCCGCTCGACTTGGAGCTGCTGTCGAAGCGGCCGGTCAGCGCGGAAGACGAAGAAGAGGCTTTGCAAGAATTGTGTGACGCAATACTGGCCCGGGAGAACGTAAATAATTTGTTGACTAAAATTG CGGCGGTGTGCGACGTGGACCGCGCCGTGGCGTCGGAGGCGGGCGGCTCGTGCGCGCACGCGGCGGCGCGCGGCGGGCACGCGGCGGCGCTGCACGCGCtgcacgccgccgccgccgcgctcgACCGCCGCGACCGCCGCGCCAGGACGCCGCTCGTCGTCGCCGTGTCGG CGCTTGTCGATAAATCGGTTAAGAAGATCGAAGATATAAAGAAAGACGAAAGAGATTCAACAGAAGAGATGGAAGTGGACCACGAAAAGGACGAAGAGAACGAGAAACCAGAAGCAGAAGCAGAACACAGTGACGGAGAAGAGAAGGCAACGTTAGGGGCAGTCGAAAGGGAGAAACCGAACGATGAAGACTTGATGAGGGTCATAAGATACCTGATAGCGGCCGGCTGCGACTTGAACGCCGCC GATTCGGAAGGCATGACGGCTCTCCACATAGCGGCCCAGCACGGGGACGCGGCTGTGTGCGGCGCGCTGCTGTCCGCGGGCGCCGAGGTGGACGCGCGCGACCAGGGCGGCTGGACCCCGCTCGTCTGGGCCGTCGAGAACGATTATGCCGACGTTGTCAG GCTACTGCTGCGCGAAGGAGCGGACGCGCTGTCCGTGGACAAGGAGGGCAACAGCGCGGTGCACTGGTGCGCGGCAGCCGGCTCCTCCCGCGCGCTGCCGCTgctcgccgccgccgcgcccgccgccgcgcACGCGCACAACGCGCACCTCGACACGCCGCT acaTGTCGCAGCGAGACAAGGCCACTACTCGTGCGTCGTGATCCTGCTGGCCAGAGGCGCCAAG ACGGACGTTGCGAATTCTTCCGGGGAGCTCCCGATCGACGTGGCTACAGACCCCAGCCGGCGCGCCATCTCGCTCAGCATGCAGATGAATCTCGCGGTCACAGAGAAGCTCGGCCAGCGAAACGTTCTATCCTT TGACATTTCGAATGGGTGCGAGATGTATCCGATACCGTGCGTCAACGAAGTGGACTCTACCCCGCTGCCCGACGACTTCGTGTACGTCACGTCGCACGTCATGCCCACGCAGATCCCCATAGACAACACCATACAGACGATGCAG GGCTGCACGTGCAAGGAGGGCTCGTGTTCGTCGGAGTCGTGCGCGTGCTGCGTGCTGTCGGTGCGGCGCTGGGCGCGCGCGGGCCGCCTGCCGCCCAACTTCCCGCACCACGACCCGCCCGTACTCTTCGAATGCAACGCCACCTGCGCGTGTAACAAG AAGAAGTGTACGAATAACTTGGTGGGCAAGCTGTCCTCGCGCGGCGCGACGTTCGTCCGCACGGAGGTGTACCGGtgcgcggggggcgcggggtGGGGGCTGCGCGCGCGCGAGGCGGTGCCGCGGGGCGCGCCGCTCGCGCTGTACTGCGGGGAGCTGCTCGCCTCCGCCGTGGCCGACACCAGGCCCACCGACCATTACATGTTCTCACTTGATCTCAAGCCGGATCTCCTCGAG CAATGTGCGGACAAGACGCAGCTGTGCATAGACGCGGCGTCGTACGGCAGCGCGGCCCGCTTCATGAACCACAGCTGCGAGGCGAGCGCGGCCGCCGTCCGCGTGTTCACCCGCCACCGCGACCTACGCCTGCCGCTCGTCGTCCTGTTCGCGACTAGGGACATACACCCAGGAGAACCGCTCAC TTTTGACTACGGCGACAAGTTTTGGGCAATAAAAGCAAAGTGGATGAGATGCGAGTGCGGCGCTCCCGACTGCAGGTATCCGGTGAAAGGGGGCACTAACAACGACAGTAATTAA
- the LOC101743644 gene encoding histone-lysine N-methyltransferase EHMT1 isoform X3, with translation MNTETEPSPKKKTDKITDNLTVSLEKCDIKKIEKSDEEPKPRIVLTIRSEKSNAKNSNMKVVSTEEKQEEFCPRRSSRTRGKWEWVCDSDTSTSPKKDKSASENDECDILTTKRSTSRRNKDSDNVVANAIARKEKMYDIITPQRSTRRQKAKPVEEVAHETVDKGVRTRRSARPDPVEPDTKNKGKDAEQDVIEIGTDDDTLSQSSDMKLKHLCELGLKAINPEEEEDEDYVDGRDSEDMDDEEEEDDELDDDTEVITKLLEADEEEADSGSDEEYCCSTEASPSEQPRRVPRRRSTRRTKAHYTESNERSDRPKRKRIRSACAEDASDEEMQEVKAEPADAEEGSEAACPLEDSTVVAMCMCEEPSNVYAAPEDLTEPVFCQAIEMLDGVRVGCSHLARRDPDGAHAALLRAGPRAPYLLACTLHASQLTSHMCCAACGLFCTQGIFYQCSKNHLFHVECSLSTNDAQSAVGCPHCGVYSYRWLPANTDCHSVKLTMTCSNKRIFLPEQREQCTPAHLSFLSKTKEAKIEPIIPEDLLPSPPLDLELLSKRPVSAEDEEEALQELCDAILARENVNNLLTKIAAVCDVDRAVASEAGGSCAHAAARGGHAAALHALHAAAAALDRRDRRARTPLVVAVSALVDKSVKKIEDIKKDERDSTEEMEVDHEKDEENEKPEAEAEHSDGEEKATLGAVEREKPNDEDLMRVIRYLIAAGCDLNAADSEGMTALHIAAQHGDAAVCGALLSAGAEVDARDQGGWTPLVWAVENDYADVVRLLLREGADALSVDKEGNSAVHWCAAAGSSRALPLLAAAAPAAAHAHNAHLDTPLHVAARQGHYSCVVILLARGAKTDVANSSGELPIDVATDPSRRAISLSMQMNLAVTEKLGQRNVLSFDISNGCEMYPIPCVNEVDSTPLPDDFVYVTSHVMPTQIPIDNTIQTMQGCTCKEGSCSSESCACCVLSVRRWARAGRLPPNFPHHDPPVLFECNATCACNKKKCTNNLVGKLSSRGATFVRTEVYRCAGGAGWGLRAREAVPRGAPLALYCGELLASAVADTRPTDHYMFSLDLKPDLLEQCADKTQLCIDAASYGSAARFMNHSCEASAAAVRVFTRHRDLRLPLVVLFATRDIHPGEPLTFDYGDKFWAIKAKWMRCECGAPDCRYPVKGGTNNDSN, from the exons ATGAATACGGAAACCGAACCATCTCCAAAGAAAAAGACAGACAAAATCACAGACAACCTCACAGTCTCACTGGAAAAGTGCGACAtcaagaaaatagaaaaaagtgACGAAGAACCGAAGCCTCGAATCGTATTAACCATACGCTCGGAGAAGTCTAATGctaaaaatagtaatatgaAGGTAGTATCCACGGAAGAAAAACAAGAAGAGTTCTGTCCTCGCAGATCCAGCAGGACACGAGGTAAATGGGAATGGGTCTGTGACAGCGATACATCTACTTCACCTAAAAAAGATAAATCCGCATCGGAGAACGACGAGTGTGACATTCTTACCACAAAAAGGTCAACTAGCCGTAGAAACAAAGATAGTGACAATGTTGTTGCCAATGCTATtgcaagaaaagaaaaaatgtatgATATTATTACACCACAGCGCTCTACACGACGACAAAAAGCAAAACCCGTAGAAGAAGTGGCTCACGAGACAGTGGATAAAGGTGTAAGAACTAGAAGATCAGCTAGACCTGATCCTGTGGAACCAGATACTAAAAATAAGGGAAAAGATGCAGAACAAGACGTGATTGAGATTGGCACAGATGACGACACCCTCAGCCAAAGCTCAGATATGAAATTAAAACACCTGTGTGAATTGGGCTTGAAAGCTATTAACCCTGAAGAAGAGGAGGATGAAGATTATGTTGATGGCCG AGACTCTGAAGACATGGATGATGAAGAGGAAGAAGATGATGAATTAGATGATGACACTGAAGTGATCACCAAACTTCTTGAAGCCGATGAGGAGGAGGCTGATTCTGGCAGCGATGAAGAATACTGCTGCTCAACGGAGGCATCACCTAGCGAACAACCACGGAG GGTCCCTCGACGCCGTTCAACACGCAGAACAAAAGCACATTATACTGAGTCTAATGAAag AAGTGATCGTCCAAAACGTAAAAGAATTCGTTCCGCATGCGCTGAAGATGCTTCCGATGAAGAAATGCAAGAAGTCAAAGC agAGCCAGCAGACGCTGAAGAGGGCTCTGAAGCTGCTTGCCCACTCGAGGACTCCACGGTAGTCGCCATGTGCATGTGCGAAGAGCCGAGCAATGTATATGCCGCACCTGAGGATCTCACTG AGCCGGTGTTCTGTCAGGCGATAGAGATGCTGGACGGCGTCCGCGTGGGCTGCTCCCACCTGGCGCGGCGCGACCCCGACGGCGCCCACGCCGCCCTGCTGCGCGCCGGGCCCCGCGCCCCCTACCTCCTCGCCTGCACGCTGCACGCCAGCCAGCTCACCAGCCACATGTGCTGCGCCGCGTGCGGACTCTTCTGTACCCAG GGCATATTCTACCAGTGTTCAAAAAATCACCTGTTCCACGTGGAGTGCAGCCTGAGCACGAACGATGCGCAGTCGGCGGTGGGGTGTCCCCACTGCGGTGTGTACTCGTACCGCTGGCTGCCCGCCAACACGGACTGCCACAGCGTCAAGCTCACCATGACTTGCAGCAACAAGAGGATATTCTTACCTGAACAAAGAGAGCAATG TACGCCCGCCCACTTATCTTTTTTGAGTAAAACCAAAGAAGCCAAAATAGAGCCTATAATCCCCGAAGACCTGCTGCCGTCGCCTCCGCTCGACTTGGAGCTGCTGTCGAAGCGGCCGGTCAGCGCGGAAGACGAAGAAGAGGCTTTGCAAGAATTGTGTGACGCAATACTGGCCCGGGAGAACGTAAATAATTTGTTGACTAAAATTG CGGCGGTGTGCGACGTGGACCGCGCCGTGGCGTCGGAGGCGGGCGGCTCGTGCGCGCACGCGGCGGCGCGCGGCGGGCACGCGGCGGCGCTGCACGCGCtgcacgccgccgccgccgcgctcgACCGCCGCGACCGCCGCGCCAGGACGCCGCTCGTCGTCGCCGTGTCGG CGCTTGTCGATAAATCGGTTAAGAAGATCGAAGATATAAAGAAAGACGAAAGAGATTCAACAGAAGAGATGGAAGTGGACCACGAAAAGGACGAAGAGAACGAGAAACCAGAAGCAGAAGCAGAACACAGTGACGGAGAAGAGAAGGCAACGTTAGGGGCAGTCGAAAGGGAGAAACCGAACGATGAAGACTTGATGAGGGTCATAAGATACCTGATAGCGGCCGGCTGCGACTTGAACGCCGCC GATTCGGAAGGCATGACGGCTCTCCACATAGCGGCCCAGCACGGGGACGCGGCTGTGTGCGGCGCGCTGCTGTCCGCGGGCGCCGAGGTGGACGCGCGCGACCAGGGCGGCTGGACCCCGCTCGTCTGGGCCGTCGAGAACGATTATGCCGACGTTGTCAG GCTACTGCTGCGCGAAGGAGCGGACGCGCTGTCCGTGGACAAGGAGGGCAACAGCGCGGTGCACTGGTGCGCGGCAGCCGGCTCCTCCCGCGCGCTGCCGCTgctcgccgccgccgcgcccgccgccgcgcACGCGCACAACGCGCACCTCGACACGCCGCT acaTGTCGCAGCGAGACAAGGCCACTACTCGTGCGTCGTGATCCTGCTGGCCAGAGGCGCCAAG ACGGACGTTGCGAATTCTTCCGGGGAGCTCCCGATCGACGTGGCTACAGACCCCAGCCGGCGCGCCATCTCGCTCAGCATGCAGATGAATCTCGCGGTCACAGAGAAGCTCGGCCAGCGAAACGTTCTATCCTT TGACATTTCGAATGGGTGCGAGATGTATCCGATACCGTGCGTCAACGAAGTGGACTCTACCCCGCTGCCCGACGACTTCGTGTACGTCACGTCGCACGTCATGCCCACGCAGATCCCCATAGACAACACCATACAGACGATGCAG GGCTGCACGTGCAAGGAGGGCTCGTGTTCGTCGGAGTCGTGCGCGTGCTGCGTGCTGTCGGTGCGGCGCTGGGCGCGCGCGGGCCGCCTGCCGCCCAACTTCCCGCACCACGACCCGCCCGTACTCTTCGAATGCAACGCCACCTGCGCGTGTAACAAG AAGAAGTGTACGAATAACTTGGTGGGCAAGCTGTCCTCGCGCGGCGCGACGTTCGTCCGCACGGAGGTGTACCGGtgcgcggggggcgcggggtGGGGGCTGCGCGCGCGCGAGGCGGTGCCGCGGGGCGCGCCGCTCGCGCTGTACTGCGGGGAGCTGCTCGCCTCCGCCGTGGCCGACACCAGGCCCACCGACCATTACATGTTCTCACTTGATCTCAAGCCGGATCTCCTCGAG CAATGTGCGGACAAGACGCAGCTGTGCATAGACGCGGCGTCGTACGGCAGCGCGGCCCGCTTCATGAACCACAGCTGCGAGGCGAGCGCGGCCGCCGTCCGCGTGTTCACCCGCCACCGCGACCTACGCCTGCCGCTCGTCGTCCTGTTCGCGACTAGGGACATACACCCAGGAGAACCGCTCAC TTTTGACTACGGCGACAAGTTTTGGGCAATAAAAGCAAAGTGGATGAGATGCGAGTGCGGCGCTCCCGACTGCAGGTATCCGGTGAAAGGGGGCACTAACAACGACAGTAATTAA
- the LOC101743644 gene encoding histone-lysine N-methyltransferase EHMT1 isoform X4 translates to MNTETEPSPKKKTDKITDNLTVSLEKCDIKKIEKSDEEPKPRIVLTIRSEKSNAKNSNMKVVSTEEKQEEFCPRRSSRTRGKWEWVCDSDTSTSPKKDKSASENDECDILTTKRSTSRRNKDSDNVVANAIARKEKMYDIITPQRSTRRQKAKPVEEVAHETVDKGVRTRRSARPDPVEPDTKNKGKDAEQDVIEIGTDDDTLSQSSDMKLKHLCELGLKAINPEEEEDEDYVDGRDSEDMDDEEEEDDELDDDTEVITKLLEADEEEADSGSDEEYCCSTEASPSEQPRRVPRRRSTRRTKAHYTESNESDRPKRKRIRSACAEDASDEEMQEVKAEPADAEEGSEAACPLEDSTVVAMCMCEEPSNVYAAPEDLTEPVFCQAIEMLDGVRVGCSHLARRDPDGAHAALLRAGPRAPYLLACTLHASQLTSHMCCAACGLFCTQGIFYQCSKNHLFHVECSLSTNDAQSAVGCPHCGVYSYRWLPANTDCHSVKLTMTCSNKRIFLPEQREQCTPAHLSFLSKTKEAKIEPIIPEDLLPSPPLDLELLSKRPVSAEDEEEALQELCDAILARENVNNLLTKIAAVCDVDRAVASEAGGSCAHAAARGGHAAALHALHAAAAALDRRDRRARTPLVVAVSALVDKSVKKIEDIKKDERDSTEEMEVDHEKDEENEKPEAEAEHSDGEEKATLGAVEREKPNDEDLMRVIRYLIAAGCDLNAADSEGMTALHIAAQHGDAAVCGALLSAGAEVDARDQGGWTPLVWAVENDYADVVRLLLREGADALSVDKEGNSAVHWCAAAGSSRALPLLAAAAPAAAHAHNAHLDTPLHVAARQGHYSCVVILLARGAKTDVANSSGELPIDVATDPSRRAISLSMQMNLAVTEKLGQRNVLSFDISNGCEMYPIPCVNEVDSTPLPDDFVYVTSHVMPTQIPIDNTIQTMQGCTCKEGSCSSESCACCVLSVRRWARAGRLPPNFPHHDPPVLFECNATCACNKKKCTNNLVGKLSSRGATFVRTEVYRCAGGAGWGLRAREAVPRGAPLALYCGELLASAVADTRPTDHYMFSLDLKPDLLEQCADKTQLCIDAASYGSAARFMNHSCEASAAAVRVFTRHRDLRLPLVVLFATRDIHPGEPLTFDYGDKFWAIKAKWMRCECGAPDCRYPVKGGTNNDSN, encoded by the exons ATGAATACGGAAACCGAACCATCTCCAAAGAAAAAGACAGACAAAATCACAGACAACCTCACAGTCTCACTGGAAAAGTGCGACAtcaagaaaatagaaaaaagtgACGAAGAACCGAAGCCTCGAATCGTATTAACCATACGCTCGGAGAAGTCTAATGctaaaaatagtaatatgaAGGTAGTATCCACGGAAGAAAAACAAGAAGAGTTCTGTCCTCGCAGATCCAGCAGGACACGAGGTAAATGGGAATGGGTCTGTGACAGCGATACATCTACTTCACCTAAAAAAGATAAATCCGCATCGGAGAACGACGAGTGTGACATTCTTACCACAAAAAGGTCAACTAGCCGTAGAAACAAAGATAGTGACAATGTTGTTGCCAATGCTATtgcaagaaaagaaaaaatgtatgATATTATTACACCACAGCGCTCTACACGACGACAAAAAGCAAAACCCGTAGAAGAAGTGGCTCACGAGACAGTGGATAAAGGTGTAAGAACTAGAAGATCAGCTAGACCTGATCCTGTGGAACCAGATACTAAAAATAAGGGAAAAGATGCAGAACAAGACGTGATTGAGATTGGCACAGATGACGACACCCTCAGCCAAAGCTCAGATATGAAATTAAAACACCTGTGTGAATTGGGCTTGAAAGCTATTAACCCTGAAGAAGAGGAGGATGAAGATTATGTTGATGGCCG AGACTCTGAAGACATGGATGATGAAGAGGAAGAAGATGATGAATTAGATGATGACACTGAAGTGATCACCAAACTTCTTGAAGCCGATGAGGAGGAGGCTGATTCTGGCAGCGATGAAGAATACTGCTGCTCAACGGAGGCATCACCTAGCGAACAACCACGGAG GGTCCCTCGACGCCGTTCAACACGCAGAACAAAAGCACATTATACTGAGTCTAATGAAag TGATCGTCCAAAACGTAAAAGAATTCGTTCCGCATGCGCTGAAGATGCTTCCGATGAAGAAATGCAAGAAGTCAAAGC agAGCCAGCAGACGCTGAAGAGGGCTCTGAAGCTGCTTGCCCACTCGAGGACTCCACGGTAGTCGCCATGTGCATGTGCGAAGAGCCGAGCAATGTATATGCCGCACCTGAGGATCTCACTG AGCCGGTGTTCTGTCAGGCGATAGAGATGCTGGACGGCGTCCGCGTGGGCTGCTCCCACCTGGCGCGGCGCGACCCCGACGGCGCCCACGCCGCCCTGCTGCGCGCCGGGCCCCGCGCCCCCTACCTCCTCGCCTGCACGCTGCACGCCAGCCAGCTCACCAGCCACATGTGCTGCGCCGCGTGCGGACTCTTCTGTACCCAG GGCATATTCTACCAGTGTTCAAAAAATCACCTGTTCCACGTGGAGTGCAGCCTGAGCACGAACGATGCGCAGTCGGCGGTGGGGTGTCCCCACTGCGGTGTGTACTCGTACCGCTGGCTGCCCGCCAACACGGACTGCCACAGCGTCAAGCTCACCATGACTTGCAGCAACAAGAGGATATTCTTACCTGAACAAAGAGAGCAATG TACGCCCGCCCACTTATCTTTTTTGAGTAAAACCAAAGAAGCCAAAATAGAGCCTATAATCCCCGAAGACCTGCTGCCGTCGCCTCCGCTCGACTTGGAGCTGCTGTCGAAGCGGCCGGTCAGCGCGGAAGACGAAGAAGAGGCTTTGCAAGAATTGTGTGACGCAATACTGGCCCGGGAGAACGTAAATAATTTGTTGACTAAAATTG CGGCGGTGTGCGACGTGGACCGCGCCGTGGCGTCGGAGGCGGGCGGCTCGTGCGCGCACGCGGCGGCGCGCGGCGGGCACGCGGCGGCGCTGCACGCGCtgcacgccgccgccgccgcgctcgACCGCCGCGACCGCCGCGCCAGGACGCCGCTCGTCGTCGCCGTGTCGG CGCTTGTCGATAAATCGGTTAAGAAGATCGAAGATATAAAGAAAGACGAAAGAGATTCAACAGAAGAGATGGAAGTGGACCACGAAAAGGACGAAGAGAACGAGAAACCAGAAGCAGAAGCAGAACACAGTGACGGAGAAGAGAAGGCAACGTTAGGGGCAGTCGAAAGGGAGAAACCGAACGATGAAGACTTGATGAGGGTCATAAGATACCTGATAGCGGCCGGCTGCGACTTGAACGCCGCC GATTCGGAAGGCATGACGGCTCTCCACATAGCGGCCCAGCACGGGGACGCGGCTGTGTGCGGCGCGCTGCTGTCCGCGGGCGCCGAGGTGGACGCGCGCGACCAGGGCGGCTGGACCCCGCTCGTCTGGGCCGTCGAGAACGATTATGCCGACGTTGTCAG GCTACTGCTGCGCGAAGGAGCGGACGCGCTGTCCGTGGACAAGGAGGGCAACAGCGCGGTGCACTGGTGCGCGGCAGCCGGCTCCTCCCGCGCGCTGCCGCTgctcgccgccgccgcgcccgccgccgcgcACGCGCACAACGCGCACCTCGACACGCCGCT acaTGTCGCAGCGAGACAAGGCCACTACTCGTGCGTCGTGATCCTGCTGGCCAGAGGCGCCAAG ACGGACGTTGCGAATTCTTCCGGGGAGCTCCCGATCGACGTGGCTACAGACCCCAGCCGGCGCGCCATCTCGCTCAGCATGCAGATGAATCTCGCGGTCACAGAGAAGCTCGGCCAGCGAAACGTTCTATCCTT TGACATTTCGAATGGGTGCGAGATGTATCCGATACCGTGCGTCAACGAAGTGGACTCTACCCCGCTGCCCGACGACTTCGTGTACGTCACGTCGCACGTCATGCCCACGCAGATCCCCATAGACAACACCATACAGACGATGCAG GGCTGCACGTGCAAGGAGGGCTCGTGTTCGTCGGAGTCGTGCGCGTGCTGCGTGCTGTCGGTGCGGCGCTGGGCGCGCGCGGGCCGCCTGCCGCCCAACTTCCCGCACCACGACCCGCCCGTACTCTTCGAATGCAACGCCACCTGCGCGTGTAACAAG AAGAAGTGTACGAATAACTTGGTGGGCAAGCTGTCCTCGCGCGGCGCGACGTTCGTCCGCACGGAGGTGTACCGGtgcgcggggggcgcggggtGGGGGCTGCGCGCGCGCGAGGCGGTGCCGCGGGGCGCGCCGCTCGCGCTGTACTGCGGGGAGCTGCTCGCCTCCGCCGTGGCCGACACCAGGCCCACCGACCATTACATGTTCTCACTTGATCTCAAGCCGGATCTCCTCGAG CAATGTGCGGACAAGACGCAGCTGTGCATAGACGCGGCGTCGTACGGCAGCGCGGCCCGCTTCATGAACCACAGCTGCGAGGCGAGCGCGGCCGCCGTCCGCGTGTTCACCCGCCACCGCGACCTACGCCTGCCGCTCGTCGTCCTGTTCGCGACTAGGGACATACACCCAGGAGAACCGCTCAC TTTTGACTACGGCGACAAGTTTTGGGCAATAAAAGCAAAGTGGATGAGATGCGAGTGCGGCGCTCCCGACTGCAGGTATCCGGTGAAAGGGGGCACTAACAACGACAGTAATTAA